The following proteins are co-located in the Roseovarius arcticus genome:
- the urtB gene encoding urea ABC transporter permease subunit UrtB codes for MDVVFNQAFAGLSIASILLIIALGLAIIYGTMGVINLAHGEFVMLGAYATWALQTHLGLGVITALPLVFLAVAAAGWVIEKVIVQRLYTRPLDTILATWGIGIILQQAIRLGVGAESKFVRGPQWLSGNVEIGALVMSNYRLFVIAFSLFIVAVTWLLMTRTEFGMKLRAVIQNRGISECYGIEAKKVYSVTFAYGAGLAGIAGALITPLFSTIPTMGTGLVVDAFLVVIVGGLGSLVGTAAAAMLIGEVTALFSIVINDTLGRIAVLAGIIILIRFRPRGLFPSDTRR; via the coding sequence ATGGACGTAGTTTTTAACCAGGCTTTCGCAGGGCTGAGCATTGCCTCAATTCTGCTGATCATCGCTCTAGGTCTTGCCATCATCTACGGCACGATGGGCGTGATCAATCTAGCACATGGTGAGTTTGTCATGCTGGGTGCCTATGCCACCTGGGCCTTGCAAACGCACCTCGGGCTGGGTGTGATCACCGCGCTGCCGCTGGTTTTTCTGGCGGTGGCGGCGGCGGGCTGGGTGATCGAAAAGGTCATTGTGCAGCGACTATACACACGGCCGCTCGATACCATCCTCGCGACTTGGGGCATCGGAATAATCCTTCAACAGGCGATCCGGCTAGGTGTGGGTGCAGAGTCAAAATTCGTGCGCGGGCCACAATGGTTGTCGGGCAATGTCGAAATAGGTGCGCTGGTGATGTCTAACTATCGCCTGTTCGTCATTGCTTTCTCGCTGTTCATTGTTGCGGTCACCTGGCTGCTAATGACCCGGACCGAATTCGGGATGAAGCTACGCGCAGTCATTCAGAACCGCGGCATTTCAGAGTGCTACGGGATCGAGGCCAAGAAGGTTTACTCGGTCACGTTCGCCTACGGCGCAGGTCTGGCAGGTATCGCAGGCGCACTTATCACGCCGCTGTTTAGCACCATTCCTACTATGGGCACTGGTCTGGTTGTAGACGCATTTCTGGTGGTGATCGTGGGTGGCCTTGGCAGTCTGGTCGGCACCGCCGCGGCTGCGATGCTGATTGGCGAAGTGACAGCACTGTTTTCGATCGTGATCAACGACACTCTCGGGCGGATCGCCGTGCTGGCTGGCATCATAATCCTGATCCGTTTCCGTCCACGTGGCCTTTTCCCTTCTGACACACGCCGTTGA
- a CDS encoding transporter substrate-binding domain-containing protein, whose protein sequence is MRRRDFLGRAGAAGTMGLAGGLSMPALLSGARRAYAAEDDIPVGLLFSLTGAVAVVEHTLHDAALMAIEEINAAGGVHGKQLRPIIEDPASDPATYADRARRLMIRDKCVSVFGSYTSSSRQAVLPIAEQRNNLYWYPTLYEGRECSRNIMYGGALANQQQDILLPWLVENFGKKFYMIGNNYVYPKEENNYCRILLEQLGGEVVHEEYVPMGHSDFSSVINRIRAEEPDVIFTTLVGDSDVAFARQYHAAELDPEKMPVCSLTRSEVEVKAIGGEAAAGHFSSAPYFMGHQSAENETFVENYKARFGADEVTHFVSEAAYFQVYQFKAALDKLDPANISPTAIRDAAVGMTMMAPQGEILIDENLHTHLWPKVGQWQSDGQAKVILQSDERISPKPYAAYPGQDCTGEGLVKT, encoded by the coding sequence ATGAGAAGACGGGATTTTCTTGGACGCGCAGGTGCTGCAGGCACCATGGGATTGGCCGGTGGGCTGTCAATGCCTGCTCTGCTCAGCGGCGCAAGGCGCGCTTACGCAGCGGAGGATGACATCCCGGTGGGGCTATTGTTCTCGCTGACGGGAGCGGTGGCTGTTGTGGAGCACACGCTACATGACGCGGCCCTAATGGCTATCGAAGAAATCAACGCCGCAGGCGGTGTGCATGGCAAGCAGTTGCGCCCGATTATCGAAGACCCGGCCTCGGATCCGGCGACCTATGCCGACCGCGCGCGCCGTCTGATGATCCGCGACAAATGTGTTAGCGTCTTTGGCTCATACACATCGTCCAGCCGTCAGGCAGTCCTGCCAATCGCCGAGCAGCGCAACAACCTTTATTGGTATCCGACGCTATACGAGGGGCGCGAATGCTCGCGGAATATCATGTACGGCGGCGCGCTGGCCAACCAGCAGCAGGATATTCTGCTACCATGGCTGGTCGAGAATTTCGGCAAGAAATTTTACATGATCGGGAATAACTACGTTTATCCGAAAGAGGAAAACAATTACTGCCGTATCCTGCTAGAGCAGCTTGGCGGTGAGGTCGTGCATGAGGAATACGTCCCGATGGGCCATTCCGATTTTAGCTCAGTCATCAACCGAATTCGCGCCGAAGAGCCGGACGTGATTTTTACGACACTCGTGGGCGACTCGGATGTGGCCTTTGCCCGTCAGTACCACGCGGCTGAACTCGACCCCGAAAAGATGCCAGTCTGTAGCCTGACCCGGTCCGAAGTCGAGGTGAAGGCAATCGGCGGGGAAGCAGCGGCTGGTCACTTTTCGTCCGCGCCGTACTTCATGGGGCACCAATCGGCCGAAAACGAGACGTTCGTCGAGAACTACAAAGCGCGGTTCGGGGCCGATGAGGTCACGCACTTCGTTAGCGAAGCCGCCTATTTTCAAGTGTATCAGTTCAAGGCCGCGCTGGACAAACTCGATCCGGCAAACATCAGCCCGACTGCTATTCGCGATGCGGCGGTAGGCATGACTATGATGGCACCGCAAGGCGAGATCCTGATCGACGAAAATCTGCACACGCATCTATGGCCTAAGGTCGGCCAATGGCAATCCGATGGGCAGGCAAAGGTTATCCTGCAATCGGATGAGCGGATCTCACCCAAGCCCTACGCCGCATATCCGGGGCAGGACTGTACCGGGGAGGGTCTGGTCAAGACCTGA
- a CDS encoding recombinase family protein — MPEANDLTVGIMALVAQHARKANSRRTKEALAAAKACSVKLGNPNGAAALLAAGKGGRGFARNRQGKR; from the coding sequence ATGCCCGAGGCGAATGATCTGACTGTCGGTATCATGGCGCTCGTGGCCCAGCATGCACGCAAGGCGAACTCCCGGCGGACGAAAGAGGCCCTTGCGGCCGCGAAGGCGTGCAGTGTGAAGCTCGGCAATCCCAACGGCGCAGCGGCGCTGCTGGCTGCGGGCAAGGGGGGGCGCGGCTTTGCGCGCAACCGTCAAGGTAAACGCTAA
- a CDS encoding recombinase family protein, producing the protein MRDSIAAIAETGRIRLTRPRKQHLRAAAIPDWRFGIFGFHRTIGRFTEVESGGKDARLELTKALHLGKLTGATLVIAKLDRLSRNAVFL; encoded by the coding sequence ATGAGGGACAGCATTGCTGCCATTGCTGAGACTGGTCGCATTCGTCTGACAAGACCCCGAAAACAGCATCTTCGGGCGGCGGCGATTCCAGATTGGCGTTTTGGTATTTTTGGTTTTCATCGCACAATTGGCCGGTTCACGGAAGTCGAAAGTGGTGGCAAGGATGCGCGCCTCGAACTCACTAAGGCCCTGCATCTGGGCAAGCTCACGGGGGCTACGTTGGTGATCGCCAAGCTCGACCGGCTAAGCCGCAACGCTGTCTTCCTCTGA
- a CDS encoding formimidoylglutamate deiminase, whose product MIFARQAKLSTGWASNVRLDVLDGRIIELAIDQHPQQGDDAVDTLLPALANLHSHSFQRAMAGMTEYRMAGKDSFWTWRDLMYRFTEHLTPENIEAIAAFVFLEMQEAGYASVGEFHYLHHQPGGTPYDNLAELSARIAAAAAKTGIGLTHLPVLYTYGGAGHVPLETGQGRFGNRVDRFNELVAQAKVAVAHLPADCRVGIAPHSLRATSPDDLREVLNAHRSGPVHIHIAEQPKEVADIEGWLGARPVDWLLANANVTPEWCLIHATHMTEGETRKMAKSGAVAGLCPVTEANLGDGPFNGPAYLKAGGAFGIGSDSNVLISLTEELRMLEYSQRLRDVARNVMVVGEGSVGDTLYTGAAKGGAQALGRGNGEILVGGWADLVAIDSAAPSLCALRQDQLLDGLAFASKDDVVTDVWSAGRHAVQSGRHVQRDEIVSAYRSAMRSLMASL is encoded by the coding sequence ATGATTTTTGCAAGACAGGCCAAGCTTTCAACAGGGTGGGCCAGCAATGTCCGTTTGGACGTGCTGGATGGCCGGATCATTGAGCTAGCAATTGATCAACATCCCCAGCAAGGGGACGACGCGGTGGATACGTTATTGCCCGCGCTTGCGAACCTGCACAGCCATAGCTTCCAACGGGCGATGGCGGGGATGACCGAATACAGAATGGCAGGCAAAGACAGCTTCTGGACCTGGCGCGATTTGATGTATCGTTTCACCGAACACCTGACGCCTGAGAATATCGAGGCGATTGCGGCCTTCGTCTTTCTGGAAATGCAGGAAGCAGGCTATGCCAGCGTGGGCGAGTTTCACTATCTGCATCATCAACCGGGTGGCACCCCCTACGATAATCTGGCCGAACTTTCGGCCCGTATCGCCGCCGCTGCAGCAAAAACGGGGATCGGCCTGACGCATCTGCCGGTTCTATATACCTACGGCGGCGCCGGGCACGTGCCGCTTGAGACCGGGCAGGGACGGTTCGGCAATAGAGTTGATCGGTTCAACGAGCTGGTGGCGCAGGCCAAGGTTGCTGTCGCGCACCTGCCTGCCGACTGCCGCGTAGGGATTGCGCCGCACTCTTTGCGGGCCACGTCGCCTGATGACCTTCGGGAAGTACTAAACGCGCATAGATCGGGGCCGGTTCATATTCACATCGCAGAGCAACCCAAAGAGGTGGCCGATATCGAGGGCTGGCTGGGTGCGCGGCCCGTCGATTGGCTGCTGGCCAATGCAAACGTAACGCCCGAATGGTGCCTTATCCACGCGACCCACATGACCGAGGGTGAGACACGTAAAATGGCGAAATCCGGTGCAGTTGCCGGTCTATGCCCGGTGACCGAAGCCAACCTGGGCGACGGGCCGTTCAATGGCCCCGCGTACCTAAAGGCTGGTGGAGCATTCGGGATCGGGTCCGATTCAAACGTGCTGATCTCCCTGACAGAAGAGCTGCGCATGTTGGAATATTCCCAGCGCCTGCGGGACGTTGCGCGCAATGTGATGGTGGTCGGCGAGGGATCGGTCGGCGACACACTTTATACAGGCGCGGCTAAAGGCGGCGCGCAGGCATTGGGGCGTGGCAATGGTGAAATCTTGGTCGGTGGCTGGGCCGATCTGGTTGCGATCGACAGTGCTGCGCCGTCCTTGTGTGCCCTGCGACAGGATCAGTTGTTGGATGGTCTCGCATTCGCGTCGAAAGACGATGTTGTGACCGATGTCTGGTCTGCCGGGCGGCATGCGGTGCAATCGGGGCGGCACGTCCAACGCGATGAGATCGTATCGGCCTACCGATCCGCAATGCGCAGTTTGATGGCATCGCTTTGA
- the hutI gene encoding imidazolonepropionase encodes MTGEIRVFVDLNAATMDESKAPYGMIENAAIAVVGDTIAWVGKARDLPEMYNVVEPESLGGRVVTPGLIDCHTHIVHGGDRAVEFEMRLNGASYEEVARAGGGIVSTVKATRAATQDMLLADALCRVDVMIAEGVTSIEIKSGYGLDIETELRMLRVARAIGESRPIRVKTTFLGAHATPAEYADRNDAYIDDVCIPALRAAHDEGLVDAVDGFCEGIAFQPAQIARVFDVARELGLPVKLHAEQLSNLGGAKLAASYGALSADHIEYLDEDGVKAMAEAGTVAVILPGAFYTLRETQAPPIDLLRRHGVPMALATDINPGSSPLNSLLLALNMGCTLFRMTPEEALRGATRNAARALGLTDTGLIAAGMRADMAVWDIKHPAELAYRIGFNPLHSRIFGGTS; translated from the coding sequence ATGACTGGGGAAATTAGGGTATTCGTTGATCTGAATGCCGCAACCATGGACGAATCAAAGGCCCCTTATGGCATGATCGAGAACGCGGCCATTGCCGTGGTTGGCGATACGATTGCATGGGTGGGGAAAGCTCGCGATTTGCCTGAGATGTATAATGTGGTTGAGCCAGAAAGCCTCGGCGGCCGCGTGGTTACGCCCGGTCTCATCGATTGCCACACACATATTGTCCACGGCGGCGACCGTGCCGTTGAGTTCGAAATGCGTCTGAACGGGGCAAGCTACGAAGAGGTTGCGCGCGCAGGCGGCGGCATCGTCTCGACGGTCAAGGCCACCCGCGCCGCGACCCAAGACATGCTTCTCGCGGATGCGCTGTGCCGCGTGGACGTTATGATCGCCGAAGGTGTGACCAGCATTGAGATCAAGTCGGGCTATGGCCTTGATATAGAAACTGAGCTGCGCATGTTGCGCGTCGCCCGCGCTATCGGGGAAAGCCGCCCTATTCGGGTGAAAACCACTTTCCTTGGGGCCCACGCGACACCCGCCGAATACGCAGACCGGAATGATGCCTATATTGATGACGTTTGCATCCCTGCCCTTCGCGCTGCCCACGACGAGGGTTTGGTTGATGCGGTGGACGGATTCTGCGAAGGCATCGCGTTCCAGCCCGCCCAAATCGCCCGCGTGTTCGATGTGGCACGTGAACTTGGCCTTCCGGTCAAACTTCATGCAGAGCAGCTGTCCAACCTTGGGGGCGCGAAACTCGCGGCCAGTTACGGTGCCTTGTCAGCAGATCACATCGAGTATCTGGACGAAGACGGCGTCAAGGCAATGGCAGAGGCGGGAACCGTCGCTGTTATCCTGCCCGGCGCCTTCTATACTTTGCGCGAAACGCAGGCGCCTCCGATTGATCTATTGCGCAGGCATGGCGTCCCAATGGCGCTGGCGACGGACATCAACCCCGGCTCGTCCCCGCTCAATTCCCTGCTGCTGGCGCTCAATATGGGCTGCACCCTGTTTCGGATGACCCCAGAAGAGGCGTTGCGCGGTGCCACCCGAAACGCCGCCCGCGCCCTTGGCCTGACCGATACCGGACTAATCGCGGCGGGTATGCGCGCCGACATGGCCGTCTGGGACATCAAACACCCCGCCGAGCTGGCTTACCGCATTGGCTTCAACCCGCTGCATTCCCGCATCTTCGGAGGCACATCGTGA
- the hutH gene encoding histidine ammonia-lyase, whose amino-acid sequence MTKLTLTPGAVTLDDLATIFWDEVSVRLDPACHPAIELAQSRIAKAVAGTEAVYGVNTGFGKLASVKIESKDTATLQRNLILSHCCGVGPAIPRRHARLLMALKLLSLGRGASGVRLEIVTLIEGMLDKGVTPVIPAQGSVGASGDLAPLAHMAAVMMGHGEAEFGGQVMSGDKALKAAGLVAVELGPKEGLALINGTQFSTAFALAGLFGAWRSAHCSLVTSALSTDAIMGSTAPLQPEIHTLRGHPGQIEAGATMRALLAGSEIRDSHMLNDARVQDPYCIRCQPQVTGAAMDVLRMAARTLEVEANAATDNPLVLIEADMIVSGGNFHAEPVGFAADMIALAIAEIGAIAQRRVALIVDPVLSFNLPPFLTPNPGLNSGYMIAEVTTAALMSENKHLANPCVTDSTPTSANQEDHVSMAAHGARRLSQMNENLQRILGVELLCAAQGIDFRAPLTTSDTLQRVIIRVRKDVATLGDDRYLAPDLERAAVMIASGDIISAAGIPMPDLSA is encoded by the coding sequence GTGACCAAACTTACCCTCACGCCCGGCGCTGTCACGCTGGACGATCTAGCCACGATTTTCTGGGATGAGGTATCGGTCCGCCTTGATCCCGCCTGCCACCCTGCGATTGAGCTGGCTCAGTCGCGCATTGCAAAGGCGGTCGCAGGGACCGAGGCCGTCTATGGCGTGAACACTGGGTTCGGCAAACTGGCCTCGGTCAAAATCGAATCCAAAGACACCGCGACGCTGCAGCGCAATCTGATCTTGTCCCATTGCTGCGGTGTCGGCCCCGCGATCCCTCGCCGCCATGCGCGCTTGCTGATGGCGCTCAAACTTCTCAGCCTTGGCCGCGGCGCATCGGGTGTGCGGCTTGAGATTGTGACCCTCATCGAAGGAATGCTGGACAAGGGCGTGACCCCGGTCATTCCCGCGCAAGGGTCTGTGGGCGCATCTGGTGATCTGGCCCCTCTTGCGCATATGGCGGCGGTCATGATGGGCCACGGCGAGGCGGAATTTGGCGGACAGGTCATGTCTGGCGACAAGGCCCTGAAGGCTGCGGGTCTGGTCGCGGTCGAGCTGGGCCCAAAGGAAGGGCTGGCGCTGATCAACGGCACGCAGTTTTCGACGGCCTTCGCGCTTGCGGGGCTCTTTGGCGCGTGGCGCAGCGCGCATTGCTCGCTCGTGACATCGGCCCTATCGACGGACGCCATCATGGGGTCCACAGCACCCTTGCAGCCGGAAATCCACACCCTGCGCGGCCACCCTGGCCAGATCGAGGCGGGTGCGACTATGCGGGCGCTTTTGGCAGGGTCTGAAATTCGCGACAGCCATATGCTGAATGACGCGCGGGTACAGGACCCCTATTGCATCCGATGCCAGCCACAGGTGACCGGGGCTGCAATGGACGTGCTGCGCATGGCCGCACGCACGCTCGAGGTCGAAGCGAACGCTGCGACAGACAATCCGCTTGTCCTGATCGAGGCGGATATGATCGTGTCGGGCGGCAATTTCCACGCCGAGCCGGTTGGCTTTGCCGCTGATATGATTGCGCTGGCGATTGCAGAGATCGGGGCCATTGCGCAGCGCCGTGTAGCGCTGATCGTCGATCCGGTTCTCAGCTTTAATTTGCCCCCGTTCCTGACCCCCAATCCGGGCCTGAACAGCGGCTATATGATTGCCGAGGTCACCACCGCCGCATTGATGAGCGAAAACAAACATCTGGCAAACCCCTGCGTCACCGACAGCACACCAACGTCGGCCAACCAGGAGGATCATGTCAGCATGGCCGCACATGGCGCGCGCCGGCTAAGCCAAATGAACGAAAACCTTCAGCGTATTTTGGGCGTGGAGCTTTTGTGCGCAGCGCAGGGCATTGATTTTCGCGCGCCTCTGACGACCAGCGACACGCTGCAGCGGGTCATAATTCGCGTTCGCAAGGACGTGGCCACACTGGGCGATGATCGCTACCTCGCGCCAGATCTGGAGCGTGCGGCCGTGATGATTGCCAGCGGCGATATCATATCGGCAGCTGGCATTCCCATGCCGGACCTGTCCGCATGA
- the hutU gene encoding urocanate hydratase, with protein sequence MSDPRKNTRDVFPATGTELTAKSWLTEAPLRMLMNNLHPDVAENPHELVVYGGIGRAARTWKDYDMIVASLRELDDDQTLLVQSGKPVGVFQTHKDAPRVLIANSNLVPHWATWDHFNELDKKGLAMYGQMTAGSWIYIGSQGIVQGTYETFVEAGRQHYDGSLTGKWILTGGLGGMGGAQPLAAVMAGACCLAVECNPDSIDFRLRTKYVDEKAETLDEALEMINRWTAAGEAKSVALLGNAADVFPELVRRGVCPNIVTDQTSAHDPINGYLPQGWTMAQWKEKRESAPKEVEKAARASMKVQVKAMVDFHAAGIPTVDYGNNIRQMALEEGLENAFDFPGFVPAYIRPLFCRGIGPFRWAALSGDPEDIYKTDAKVKEILSEDTHLHNWLDMARERISFQGLPARICWVGLGVRHKLGLAFNEMVRAGELSAPIVIGRDHLDSGSVASPNRETEAMKDGSDAVSDWPLLNALLNTASGATWVSLHHGGGVGMGFSQHSGMVICCDGTEDADRRIARVLWNDPATGVMRHADAGYEDALDCARENGLNLPGIL encoded by the coding sequence ATGAGCGATCCGCGCAAAAACACCCGTGACGTTTTTCCCGCCACCGGCACCGAGCTGACAGCCAAAAGCTGGCTAACCGAAGCGCCGCTGCGGATGCTGATGAACAACCTGCATCCTGACGTCGCCGAAAACCCGCATGAACTTGTGGTCTACGGCGGCATCGGACGGGCGGCGCGCACATGGAAGGACTATGATATGATCGTGGCCTCCCTGCGCGAGTTGGACGACGATCAAACGCTGCTCGTCCAGTCGGGCAAACCTGTTGGCGTCTTTCAAACCCACAAAGATGCTCCGCGCGTCTTGATCGCCAACTCCAACCTCGTGCCGCATTGGGCCACGTGGGATCATTTCAACGAATTGGATAAAAAAGGTCTGGCTATGTACGGCCAGATGACGGCGGGGTCCTGGATTTACATTGGCAGCCAAGGCATCGTTCAAGGCACCTATGAGACGTTCGTCGAGGCGGGCCGCCAACACTACGACGGCTCTCTCACAGGCAAATGGATCCTGACGGGCGGACTTGGCGGTATGGGGGGCGCGCAGCCGCTGGCGGCGGTTATGGCTGGCGCCTGCTGTCTCGCGGTGGAGTGTAACCCTGACAGCATCGATTTCCGCCTGCGCACGAAATACGTCGACGAAAAGGCCGAGACGCTGGACGAAGCCCTCGAGATGATCAATCGCTGGACCGCAGCGGGCGAGGCAAAATCTGTTGCTCTGCTGGGCAATGCGGCAGATGTGTTCCCCGAGCTGGTCAGGCGCGGCGTCTGTCCCAATATCGTCACGGATCAGACCTCGGCCCATGATCCGATTAATGGATACCTTCCGCAGGGCTGGACAATGGCGCAGTGGAAAGAAAAGCGCGAGAGTGCCCCAAAAGAAGTCGAAAAAGCTGCCCGGGCCAGCATGAAAGTGCAGGTCAAAGCGATGGTCGATTTCCATGCAGCTGGAATTCCCACGGTTGATTACGGCAACAATATTCGGCAGATGGCGCTCGAAGAGGGGCTGGAAAACGCGTTCGATTTCCCCGGCTTCGTGCCTGCCTATATTCGCCCTCTTTTTTGCCGGGGGATTGGTCCCTTTCGCTGGGCGGCACTGTCGGGCGATCCCGAAGACATCTACAAAACTGACGCCAAAGTGAAAGAGATCCTGTCCGAGGATACGCATCTGCACAATTGGCTGGATATGGCCCGCGAGCGGATCTCGTTTCAAGGATTGCCTGCGCGCATCTGTTGGGTCGGACTGGGCGTACGCCACAAGCTGGGCCTCGCCTTCAACGAAATGGTGCGCGCCGGAGAGTTGAGCGCGCCGATTGTCATCGGCCGCGATCATCTGGATTCCGGCTCTGTCGCCTCGCCCAACCGCGAAACCGAAGCCATGAAGGACGGCTCTGATGCGGTGTCAGACTGGCCGCTGCTGAACGCACTGCTTAACACTGCGTCGGGCGCGACGTGGGTATCATTGCATCACGGGGGCGGCGTCGGCATGGGGTTCTCGCAGCACTCTGGCATGGTCATCTGCTGTGACGGGACCGAGGACGCGGACCGCCGGATCGCGCGCGTTCTGTGGAATGATCCCGCCACGGGCGTAATGCGCCACGCCGATGCGGGCTATGAGGATGCGCTGGACTGCGCCCGCGAGAACGGCCTCAACCTGCCTGGCATTCTTTGA
- a CDS encoding UTRA domain-containing protein, with product MKATYKDVKSDILSKITKGEWAPGDLVPNEVELAATYGCARATVNRAMRELADEGLIERRRKAGTRVRMSPVRQARFDIPVVRAEIESRGATYRYSLVSDSVEVAPDWLRARLKLPAEGKAVHLDCMHYADGVPHEHEDRWISLTALPTAEEADFSHAGPTEWLLATIPFSEVEISLSAGLADQRLADYLACAVGEPVFTIERSTWWEGQAVTYVRFSYRPGYRLTTRY from the coding sequence ATGAAGGCGACCTACAAAGACGTCAAATCCGACATTCTGTCTAAAATTACCAAAGGCGAATGGGCACCCGGTGATCTGGTTCCCAATGAGGTGGAACTGGCGGCAACATATGGCTGCGCACGGGCGACAGTTAACCGGGCGATGCGCGAATTAGCTGACGAAGGTCTCATTGAAAGGCGTCGCAAGGCAGGAACCCGCGTGCGGATGAGCCCTGTACGACAAGCGCGCTTTGATATCCCCGTCGTTCGCGCCGAAATCGAAAGCAGGGGTGCCACTTATCGGTACTCGCTGGTGAGTGACTCTGTAGAGGTCGCGCCGGATTGGCTGCGTGCGCGGCTGAAATTGCCCGCCGAAGGCAAGGCCGTGCACCTAGATTGTATGCATTATGCCGACGGCGTTCCCCACGAACACGAGGATAGGTGGATTAGCCTGACAGCACTTCCAACGGCAGAGGAAGCGGACTTTTCGCACGCGGGGCCCACCGAATGGCTGCTTGCTACAATACCTTTTTCAGAAGTCGAAATCAGCCTGTCGGCCGGATTGGCCGATCAACGGTTGGCCGACTATTTGGCCTGCGCGGTTGGTGAACCGGTCTTTACGATCGAACGGTCGACATGGTGGGAAGGGCAGGCTGTTACCTATGTGCGCTTTTCGTATCGCCCCGGATACCGTTTGACGACACGCTATTGA
- a CDS encoding transporter substrate-binding domain-containing protein: MQKQTRRTALLGLFAVLLGLAIPVGDTGAQAQEQAGKSLLYDIQSRGTLRVGMTGDYYPMTFRKPGETDFVGHQVDAARQMAEDLGVEVEFVTTDWKTMITGLQAGRYDIAMSGTSMSLSRAKVVAMSDSWGINGFVPVILKKNADEYSSWSDLNDPARTAGVTLGTTMEDYIRAELPDVQMRRVESPGTGWQEVLAGRSDYTVTTLIEASGLQERYPELQMIFPDQARSALPMAFLTPIEDQVWLNYVNSWIFLNKTSGYFDRLNEKWGVVLLKQAE; encoded by the coding sequence GTGCAGAAGCAAACAAGACGAACGGCCCTTCTGGGCCTTTTTGCAGTCCTGCTCGGGCTTGCTATTCCGGTCGGCGACACGGGTGCACAGGCCCAAGAGCAGGCGGGCAAATCACTGCTCTATGATATTCAGTCGCGCGGCACGCTGCGCGTTGGGATGACTGGCGACTATTATCCGATGACGTTCCGCAAACCGGGCGAGACTGACTTTGTTGGTCATCAGGTCGATGCAGCCCGCCAAATGGCGGAGGATCTGGGCGTGGAAGTGGAGTTTGTTACCACCGACTGGAAAACGATGATCACGGGGTTACAGGCGGGCCGCTACGACATCGCGATGAGCGGAACGTCCATGAGCCTGTCGCGTGCCAAGGTCGTGGCGATGAGCGATTCTTGGGGCATTAATGGCTTTGTTCCTGTAATCCTCAAAAAGAACGCGGATGAATATAGCAGCTGGAGCGACCTGAACGATCCCGCACGTACCGCGGGCGTCACCCTTGGCACCACGATGGAAGATTACATCCGCGCCGAACTGCCCGACGTCCAAATGCGCCGCGTCGAAAGCCCTGGCACCGGATGGCAAGAGGTATTGGCGGGCCGCTCCGATTACACCGTCACGACGCTAATTGAGGCGTCGGGACTGCAGGAACGCTATCCCGAACTGCAGATGATTTTTCCTGACCAGGCGCGTAGCGCATTACCTATGGCCTTCCTGACGCCAATCGAGGATCAGGTTTGGCTGAACTACGTCAATAGCTGGATATTCCTTAACAAGACTTCGGGCTATTTCGACCGCCTAAACGAGAAATGGGGCGTCGTCCTGCTGAAGCAGGCCGAGTGA